Proteins encoded in a region of the Rhizobium sp. CC-YZS058 genome:
- a CDS encoding multicopper oxidase family protein produces MTPFLSRRSLLKGSAAAGAAFALGAGIAARTGEAAPVTLQPQFTEGNLQPGALTRKLMTYGLGDAPVAPGAPPPVLRLRKGEPFAARLLNQLDEPTTVHWHGLRVPNAMDGVPEMTQPYVYPGDSFDYAFTPPDAGTFWYHPHCNTLTQMGHGLTGVIVVEDPADPVFDAEIVMNLRDFRIGADGGFLPAFKPRDAARGGTYGTVRTTNWQTAPDHRAPSGGLLRLRIAATDVTRIYTLTLNGAPALILALDGNPLPAPVPLDRLDLGPGQRVELVLRMPQTEGARVTLDNVRGSAPFTVAGFIAEGSSLKRDLRDVPALAPNPIAKADLSSAERIPLDVSATAEHGARESICGSLGYTFWAINKVAWPGDVSDPVAPLADLKFGRSYVLQLTNRTPHAHPMHLHGLTFEVLSASKHATLPPPTDTILLQPDEQAELAFVADSLGDWMFHCHIIEHQKSGMSAYLRVS; encoded by the coding sequence ATGACACCGTTTCTTTCCCGCCGTTCCCTGTTGAAGGGCTCTGCCGCCGCAGGCGCTGCTTTCGCGCTCGGCGCGGGCATTGCCGCGCGGACGGGAGAGGCCGCACCGGTCACGCTGCAGCCGCAGTTCACCGAGGGCAACCTGCAGCCGGGCGCGCTCACCCGCAAACTGATGACCTACGGCCTCGGCGATGCGCCGGTTGCGCCCGGCGCGCCGCCGCCTGTGCTGCGCCTGCGCAAGGGCGAGCCCTTCGCCGCCCGCCTCCTCAACCAACTGGACGAGCCGACCACCGTGCACTGGCACGGCCTGCGCGTGCCGAATGCGATGGACGGCGTGCCGGAGATGACCCAGCCTTATGTCTATCCGGGCGACAGTTTCGACTATGCCTTCACCCCGCCCGATGCCGGCACCTTCTGGTATCATCCCCATTGCAACACGCTGACGCAGATGGGGCACGGTCTGACCGGGGTGATCGTCGTCGAAGACCCCGCCGATCCCGTCTTCGATGCCGAGATCGTCATGAACCTGCGCGATTTCCGCATTGGGGCGGATGGCGGCTTTCTGCCGGCCTTCAAGCCGCGCGATGCCGCCCGCGGCGGCACCTACGGCACGGTGCGGACGACGAACTGGCAGACCGCGCCGGATCACCGCGCGCCCTCCGGCGGCCTCCTTCGCCTGCGCATCGCCGCCACCGATGTGACGCGCATCTACACGCTGACGCTTAACGGCGCCCCGGCGCTCATCCTCGCGCTCGACGGCAACCCCCTGCCCGCGCCCGTGCCGCTCGACCGGCTGGATCTCGGCCCCGGCCAGCGCGTGGAACTGGTGCTGCGCATGCCGCAAACCGAGGGCGCGCGCGTGACGCTCGACAATGTCCGCGGCTCCGCGCCCTTTACGGTTGCCGGCTTCATCGCCGAAGGCTCCTCCTTGAAGCGGGACCTGCGCGACGTGCCGGCGCTCGCACCCAATCCGATCGCCAAAGCGGACCTCTCCTCGGCCGAACGCATCCCGCTCGATGTCTCGGCCACGGCCGAACATGGCGCGCGGGAATCGATCTGCGGCTCGCTCGGCTATACGTTCTGGGCCATCAACAAGGTCGCCTGGCCGGGCGACGTCTCGGACCCGGTCGCGCCGCTCGCCGATCTCAAGTTCGGCCGCAGCTACGTGCTGCAGCTCACCAACCGCACGCCGCATGCCCACCCCATGCATCTGCACGGGCTGACCTTCGAGGTTCTTTCGGCCAGCAAGCACGCCACCCTGCCGCCGCCCACCGATACGATCCTGCTTCAGCCGGACGAGCAGGCCGAACTCGCCTTCGTTGCCGACAGCCTCGGCGACTGGATGTTCCACTGCCATATCATCGAGCATCAGAAGAGCGGCATGTCCGCCTACCTCCGCGTAAGCTGA